The following DNA comes from Peribacillus sp. FSL E2-0218.
TCTCCGCCTGTTTTTTTATAAGTCTTATTAAAAATCAATAATCGGAATCAGCCGTTAAGCCTTTTACGATGGAAACGCCGGCGCTGGCGCCAATTCTTGTGGCTCCAGCTTCGATTACATTCTGAGCGTCAGCCGTGTTGCGGACTCCGCCAGAAGCTTTGACACCGATATCAGGTCCAACTGTTTTTCTCATCAGAGCGATATCTTCGACAGTTGCTCCTCCGGTCGAGAAACCAGTTGAAGTTTTCACGTAATCCGTTCCCGCTTTGACAGCCAGTTCGCAAGCGCGGACTTTTTCTTCCTCAGTCAATAATGAAGTTTCGATGATCACTTTTGATAGGGCCTTACCCGTAGAGGCAGCCACTACAGCACGAATATCACGCTCTACCAATTCATCATCCTTGTCCTTCAAGGCGCCGATATTGATCACCATATCGACTTCGTGGGCGCCATTGGAGATCGCATCCTTCGTTTCAAACGCTTTCGTTTCCGGTGTGGTTGCCCCTAGAGGGAACCCGATGACCGTACACACTTTCACTTCTGAACCTTCCAATAGTTCGCTTGCATATTTCACCCATGTCGGATTCACGCAAACGGAAGCAAACTTGTACTCGCGCGCTTCTTCGCATAATACCTTTATTTGCTCTTTCGTTGCATCTGCTTTTAATAACGTGTGGTCTATTAAACCTGCTACATTTTGTGACATATATTATCCTCCTCAAAACATATTGTAACTAGTTGTACGTACCTCTCATGATATCACAGTTTGTCCAATTTGACGATATATATAGTCTTTACCCGAATGATCAAAGAAAACACATAAAAAAAGACAGCGTAATTCGCTGTCTTACAGTTTGTAGACAAAAGGTTACGAGATTTGGGCTCTTCGAGCCACTATGTTAAGCCA
Coding sequences within:
- the deoC gene encoding deoxyribose-phosphate aldolase codes for the protein MSQNVAGLIDHTLLKADATKEQIKVLCEEAREYKFASVCVNPTWVKYASELLEGSEVKVCTVIGFPLGATTPETKAFETKDAISNGAHEVDMVINIGALKDKDDELVERDIRAVVAASTGKALSKVIIETSLLTEEEKVRACELAVKAGTDYVKTSTGFSTGGATVEDIALMRKTVGPDIGVKASGGVRNTADAQNVIEAGATRIGASAGVSIVKGLTADSDY